The genomic stretch acacaggattttgTCTGGCCATTGTCAACTTCTTCTTTGTAATCCTAATAAACAAACCCCTTGCGCAGCCCCTTCCAAAACGCCCCTTTTGAAGCATCCCCACACCGCCCGGCCGAGGGCGCAGCGGCTTCCCGATCGCCCCGGGTACAGCGGCCGCTGGATGACTCCCGTCACTCGCCCCAACTCGCTCCAGCCCGCCGACCGCCCGGCCCCTCCGCCCGCTGCGGCCGCCACGGGCGGGCCGCGGGCCCGCGGTGGGTCGGGCCGGGGGCGGTGCTCGCTGCCCGCACCTCGACGGGGCGGGCCGGGCTCAGCAGCGCCGAGGCGGGGCCGCGCAGCATGCGAGCTGCAGCCCCGGCGCTCGGAGCCACTGACCGCCAGCATGGGGCCGgcgctgctcctggggctgcttcTCTCCCGAGCCGGTAACAGCGcccggggcgcggggcgggctgGGCAGGGCGGCAGACCCCGTCCCTCTCCCGGCGGGCAGACAGCGGCATCGCTCGCACGCCGGTCCCGCCGCGGGTTGCAGGGGCGACGCCGGGGTCGCGGTCGCCGGGCTGACCGCTGCTCCCCCGATGCCGGGCGGGCGCGGAGCGCGTCCAGAGCGCGGCGCTCCCAAAAGCTGCGCGGCTCTCCCGGCCACCGGCTCCAGCTGCCCCGCGCGCCGGCGGCGGGGAAGAATTCGCGATTCAGAGGAAAGGCGGCTGTTGCTTTGGCCCGAAACGGGGGACCTCTGGTGTGGTTGCGGTCAAACTGGAGGGACGCTCTGGGGAGGGGACCGTCTGCCCTGGAGGCAAGGCGTCAGAAGGCGAGAGGAGATGCCGGGAGCCGATCCCTGAACGCGGCCGGATAGGCACAATGCGGAGACTCATTCGCCTGAGCTGGTCCCGGCTGCGCCGCGCTCTCGCTGGGTTCGCCCAGAGCAGTTTTTGATACCTATCCCCCATTCATTCGCCCTCTGAAATGCTTAAGGCCCCTGGTTTTCCGAGACTAGGCTCGGTTTGCGAAGACCAATCCAAGGAACTCCTGCAGAGATGCAGTTGATTGTTCTACTCTGCCTCCAAATGACAAGAGCTGAGGATTGAAATTATTCCTTTACCCAGTTCAACTCTTGTTCAGTCGTCAGGGTTGATGCGACTAGGAATAAGGAAATTAGAAACTGCTCTGATGCATTCCTAGTTTCTGTCTAGGGGTGCTTTGCACTCAGAAAAAGCTGCAACTTTTTGACTGCTAAAAGATGGGCTGCTGCGCTTATGCTGCAGTAGCCACTGGCGGCCAAAGATTGCAAAAGATTTCCCACAATTTGCCATGTCCAAATGCCAACGCTTCTTTGGTAACTGATAAAGGAAAGGTTCCCTTCTGTAATTGTCATCTCTTTAAATGGCATGGTGCAACAGGGGAAACAAGATAGACATATTTATATGACAGGACATTGAAAAGGGAGAATAAAGGTGTATTGTATTACCTATCAATTTTTTTCTAAGGTATAAATAAGCATCATGTGTTAATTGGTTATTAccttttaacttcttttttaaaCTACAGATGGGATTCCAATACACATACATCTTCAGCATGTTCTGCAACCTAGACCACAGATCTAGGAAAGAATTAGCTTTCCCATTCTTTCACATTGTTACTGGACTActaagacaaaataaaaaaaaaaattaaacagcttGCCAAACTTCAGGGCTTATAACAATGCACAGACAGTAAATGATGTGTTTAGAGGAGGAATGTTTTAAAGTTGAGGTTTAGAGCACCTTCACCAGAACCCACTGTGCTGGATACAAAGGATTCCTGATTAGAGATTTTTCAGGGAGTTTGGAAAAATCAAGTCTCTATGTAAGAACCAGATGAATTACAAAGTACAGTAAGTTGCTGGAAGAACAAAGAAACTTGTACAAGTGGGACAGAGGTACCTAGATAATATTACTGAGCTGTAGGGAAAGTAGAAACTTTGAGAAGCAGGCTGGCATTCTATTGCTTGCAGCAAATAAAATGATGCAGCTAGCAAAAATGAGTAAGTGGAAGAACAAATTACATGGGGAAGATGGTAGTCTGGGCAATGTGAGTTGTACCAAGATTTCCTCCTAATTTATAGTGATGGCAGACTGAAATAGTATTACTGCACCTGCTGAACAAGAGAATGATAGGTAACATGATGTACCCAAAGAACACTAAAGGTAGATGTAAGGCTCAGCACAGTCACTTCCAAAAGCCAGCCAAGGAATATTGACCTGAAGGGAAGAAACATACCAGCCTATAAATTTTATTAGGAAACTGTCTTGTTTCAAGACTTCATTGTAATTGTACTATAAACATAGATTCATATACTGCAGAAATGAAGAAAGATTGCAGACTGAATTCATCTACCCACAACAACATAATCATAAAATTATAGAAAGACTTGAGCAGGAAGGAaccctaaagatcatcttgGTCTaccccccctgccatggacagggacgccttccactagaccaggttgcccCAAGTCTCCTCCtacctggctttggacacttccagggatggggcagccacagctgctcggGGCAACCTGTCCCAGGCCCTTACCACCCTTTGACTAAAAAACTTCTTCccctaacatctaatctaaatcttgtctttttattttaaaactgttcccccttgtcctatcactatctGCCTGTATAAAAAGTTGCTATCCCTCCTCTTTTAAAAGTCCCTTTTAAGTACTGAAAGGGGATCCAGTGGAGGTCTCCCTGCAGCCTTCTTCAGGCTGAATAACACCCACTCTCTCAATCTGTCTCAtagcaggaggtgctccagccctcagagcatctTTGGGCCTCCTCTGGATCCATGCTAACAGGTtaatgtccttcctgtgctgagggccccagggctggatgcagcactgcaggtggggtccaGAATCTACTCTCTCGATCTGCTGGCCATGCTGATTTTGATGCAGCTCAGGACATATTTGCTTTTtgggctgcaagtgcacatGACCAGCTCACCCCTGAGAATCCCCAAGTGCTCCTCTAGAAGGCTGCTCTCAATTCATCTCCCAGTCTGGACTTGGGTCTGGGATTGCCCTGATCCAGGTGCAGCATCTGCACTTGGACTggttgaacttcatgaggttctTATGGACCAAGCCTTCATCTGCATTTTTGGCAGGGATTTTAGGGACTGGGCTCTATGTACTTTAATTGACTGCATATCAGCCCTTCCATATGAAGCTACTTGCATCCTTTGTTAAGGATTCATTTTATTGTGCAAAGAATACGTATTCTTAAGTCTTCAGGCTCATTAAAATAGTTGTTTTCTATACCCTACAAATGGTTTTCTCGCTACATCTCTTAATGACCAGCATATACTTTAGTAATTGCAGCAGTACTCACAGTACATAGTGTGGTGTTACCATGTGGTTATTGCACTGTGGTTTTCGTGCCCAGATAGAAGAGCTCTTCAAAGCAGGCCTCAGCAACCCCAAGTTTTCACAGGCATTTACTGGTCCCCAAAATACAGAGCAATCCCTGATCCCCGCCAAGATGAACAAAATTATTATGGAGGCTTTTATTTAaccttttgttccctctttcatTTATACTcatccttttgtttttctaaatagAGACAGCTCTTGTCCCTTAAAGACTGCACATGAAAGATCCCAACAAGTTCTGTTTCTTGCAAGAAGTCCTTGTTGAAGACAGAATCCCTGCAGAACAATTACAAGATGCTTGTGTGGCATTCATTTTGACTGGGGCCCTAACACTCTTTTCTCTACTTGATCAGGAGACCTCATGGCTCTGCCCAGCAGTGACTGTGTCATGGCAGAGCAGCTATGTCTCTCTGACTCCACCTGCAATGCCACATACAGGACCCTGGAAAACTGCGCCCTGGCCAAGACTCGCCTCCTTTCACTGGATCATGATAGCAGGCTCAGATGTCTGAATGCAGAGCTTGACCTTGGGAACAGCTCTTTGCTGCACTGCAAGTGCCACCGGCGCATGAAGAGACAGGAGCACTGCTTACGCATTTTCTGGACCGTTCACTCCAGCATGACAGATGGTGAGATGAAGTAATATAAATTCACAAGGTACTAGTAAGGCTTACCCCCGCTCCCTAGGTGAAAACAACTGTCAATGTCCACTTCTCAGTGCTGTAGGTAATTGCTCTGGAACCATATCTCCTAGTAAAGGGAATTCATTACTACTCTGACGAGCAGAAAAAACTGATCTAGTATGGGACCAGCCCTTCAAATATACCAGCAAACCTGATAGCTACACTGAGATAGTTAGATTTAGTGCTGTGAAAAATACCTAAAAATGGTCCTGTCTATCCATCACTGAAAACACATGTGATTATGACACATATTGCCATAGCATCCCTAAgtgttctgctgctttcttttgtgGGATGCTTCTACTTGACCTCCCACTAgagcctgcctgtgctgctcagctcctgacACTTACTGAAGCTGAAAAATCCAAATCACTAGATAGACCCAATTCCAGCTGGACAAAATGTAATGAAGGTTTTATACAGTAATAGCTTTGCATTTCCAGAAGAACCATTCTTGGCATTTGGCTTTGAGTGAGACAGAGCATTTCTGAAATCCAGCCTGAGGAAAGAACCAGGCATAAATAAGAAGAATATCCATTTAAgaataagcaaacaaacaaacaaatctggTCATAAAGCATTTCTCCCATCTCCTACTGCATTAAATATCTTGTATCTTGCCTAGGTTATCTCAATTTGGAGACCTCTCCCTATGAGAATTCAGCAAATGAAGAACACTGGAAGACAGATTATAATAAACTGGCAGCTCTGGTATCAGGTAAGAATTGTAATGGTTACATGATATAATGCTTCCCTCTCTTATCTTTTCATGGGTTGAAGATTATTAAGAACAATTTGGGGTAATGGCCTCTTTAATCAGAGGAATGCCTGCTCTAGGTACTTGCCTAAATTTGTCACTCCTACCATGCATAAATAAAGCCACAGATGCAGGCCCATGAAATCGGTAATAACCCACAATGATCCATATTCCAAAACAAGCGCCCTACTATGAACCCTAGTATAAAAAATACTCTCTTGTAACTGGTATAATCATGGTGTCATATGGCAGGCACATAGAAGGACTGgtttgctttgttgtttttaatttttcaaatctGACCATCAAGAGAGGAGTGCTCATGCTTCCATACCAAATCTCTTCTGGAGACTTGCTTCattgtttttgtgtttcttgTGGCTCTATAGGCTCACAGTTAGCAGGAGATGCAACAAATCCATGTTTGAGAGCAACACACATATGTAATCTGAGCAAGAAGTGTTTTCGTCTGCGCACAGACTATGCCTCCATCTGCACCAAGGGAGCAGCAAGTGAGGATGTGTGTGACCGGCGCAAGTGCCACAGAGGGCTAAGGAATTTCTTTGAGAAAGTTCCTGAGGATTTCACCAAAAGGATCCTGTTCTGTCCATGTCAAGATGAATTTTGTGGAGAAAGACGCCGTAAAACTATTGTTCCTGATTGTTCTTTCCAGTATAACACCAAACCGAATTGCCTCTGGCTTCTGGACTCCTGCTTAGAAGACCATATCTGCAAGTAGGTCAGGCAGCAGAGGATGTTATCCAAGAGAACAACATTGAAACTGATGGTCTCATTTTCCTTCCTACAGATCCCGACTGGCTGACTTCCAACAAAATTGTCAACCTGTAGACATATCTCCAGatggctgctctctgcacaaCCATGCTGCATG from Melospiza georgiana isolate bMelGeo1 chromosome 15, bMelGeo1.pri, whole genome shotgun sequence encodes the following:
- the GFRA3 gene encoding GDNF family receptor alpha-3, producing the protein MGPALLLGLLLSRAGDLMALPSSDCVMAEQLCLSDSTCNATYRTLENCALAKTRLLSLDHDSRLRCLNAELDLGNSSLLHCKCHRRMKRQEHCLRIFWTVHSSMTDGYLNLETSPYENSANEEHWKTDYNKLAALVSGSQLAGDATNPCLRATHICNLSKKCFRLRTDYASICTKGAASEDVCDRRKCHRGLRNFFEKVPEDFTKRILFCPCQDEFCGERRRKTIVPDCSFQYNTKPNCLWLLDSCLEDHICKSRLADFQQNCQPVDISPDGCSLHNHAACLQAYMGMIGTPMTPNYVSNSSVEVSLWCTCENSGNQKEKCDQILGMFESNKCLENTIWSQMHLKQAALERQEDLFYSSSLSFQGDSASTSLSSAMSQVAEGKTQRDSSKQSSMPMASSVFSGAVTSWPSLALFLPLLLSPH